One window of Globicephala melas chromosome 5, mGloMel1.2, whole genome shotgun sequence genomic DNA carries:
- the TMPRSS11B gene encoding LOW QUALITY PROTEIN: transmembrane protease serine 11B (The sequence of the model RefSeq protein was modified relative to this genomic sequence to represent the inferred CDS: inserted 6 bases in 4 codons; substituted 1 base at 1 genomic stop codon), protein MSRGLQEVVQPQTGSMFSRSTGLLWLWDQGEKKCISTEILGFVQDGRKAYTVSAATLFIRGKLKNHVIRYNISSQRRSWPLWMTILIFLGVMTILAVTXGLIVHFLAVGKTYYYQGDFHISGVIYNDNCEKAGSQVSTDLRKYIETKMSDAFQNSGVYXEYINSQVIKLLSYPNGSSVQLQLTFKFPPAKEXSMRTKIKAILHLMLKDNMASWNAVPTSIKLIEISKANAEMLTNNCCGGRLTNSITAGNRIVNGENALMGAWPWQASMQWKGQHHCCVPLISSRWLLSAAHCFAKKNNSEDWTVNFVTIVNKPYMTQKVQNILFHENYSRAGVHDDIALVQLAEEVSFTKYIHRICFSEAKMKLSENDXVVVTEWGTLYINGSLPVILQQAFLKITDNIVCNAPHALSGLATDTMLCAGFMSGEADACQNDSGRPLAYPNSRNIWHLVGIVSWGEGCGKKNKPGVYTXVTAYHGWITSKTAL, encoded by the exons ATGAGCCGGGGGCTCCAGGAGGTGGTACAGCCCCAGACTGGGAGCATGTTTTCCCGTTCCACAG GACTTTTGTGGTTATGGGACCAAGGGGAGAAAAAGTGCATAAGTACTGAAATTTTAGGCTTTGTTCAAGATGGAAGAAAGGCTTATACTGTTTCAGCAGCAACACTGTTTATCCGTGGAAAGTTGAAGAACCACGTCATTCG GTACAACATATCTTCCCAGAGAAGATCTTGGCCACTGTGGATGACAATCCTTATTTTTCTTGGAGTGATGACAATCTTGGCAGTAA TTGGTCTCATTGTCCATTTTCTGGCAGTTG GAAAGACTTACTATTACCAAGGTGATTTTCATATTTCTGGAGTCATATACAATGATAATTGTGAAAAAGCAGGTTCACAAGTCAGCACagatctgagaaaatatattgAGACTAAG ATGTCTGATGCATTTCAAAATTCTGGTGTATA AGAGTATATCAACTCTCAAGTCATCAAACTTCT TTCTTATCCCAATGGTTCAAGTGTACAGTTACAGTTGACATTCAAGTTTCCTCCAGCAAAAGA TAGCATGAGGACTAAAATTAAGGCTATCTTACATCTGATGTTGAAGGACAACATGGCATCTTGGAATGCAGTTCCCACTTCCATCAAACTTATAg aaatcaGCAAGGCTAATGCTGAAATGCTTACCAATAACT GTTGTGGGGGACGACTGACCAATAGTATCACAGCAGGCAACCGAATTGTGAATGGGGAAAATGCCCTGATGGGGGCCTGGCCATGGCAGGCAAGCATGCAGTGGAAAGGCCAACACCACTGTTGTGTTCCTCTGATCAGCAGTAGGTGGCTCCTATCTGCAGCTCACTGCTTTGCTAA gaaaaataattcagaagatTGGACTGTCAACTTTGTAACTATAGTAAATAAACCATATATGACACAGAAAGTCcaaaacattctttttcatgaaaaTTATAGCAGAGCTGGGGTTCATGATGATATTGCCCTTGTGCAGCTTGCTGAAGAAGTCTCTTTTACAAAGTACATTCATAGGATTTGTTTTTCTGAAGCCAAAATGAAGCTCTCAGAAAATG AGGTTGTAGTTACAGAATGGGGAacactttatataaatg GTTCTCTTCCAGTGATACTTCAGCAGGCTTTTTTGAAGATTACTGATAACATAGTTTGCAATGCTCCACATGCATTGTCTGGCTTGGCAACTGATACAATGCTGTGTGCTGGATTTATGTCAGGAGAAGCTGATGCCTGTC agaATGATTCTGGTAGACCACTAGCTTATCCCAACTCTAGGAATATCTGGCACCTTGTTGGAATAGTAAGCTGGGGTGAAGGATGtgggaaaaagaataaaccagGTGTCTATACTTGAGTGACTGCTTATCATGGATGGATTACCTCCAAGACTGCACTCTGA